The genomic region GTTATAAAATCTATAGCAGTATAGCGGACAAGTGGGGGAAGTTGAAGGTTTATCTGATGTAATTTATAGCTAAAGCGACTTAGGTTTACCGACAATTTGAAGAACTGTCGTTCCGCTACTTGTTAGCGGCCGCGGTGGTATGACGTGTTGCTCCGTGTCAGCTACTTGGATGACAACTATAGCTCTGTCATTCCAATGCGTAACGCTGGAATGGCAAAGAAGAAAGGCTATTGATTTTTCATATGGTTATGCAAGACTCCAATCTTGAAGTCTTGCCTTTAACGACACATGCATCAAAATCATATAAGCTTATAAAATTTCCATTCCCTGTTCAAAATATCATTTATATAAAAAACACTGGCACTACCTCCGAAGAATCCCAAATTACTTCTTTGCAAACTTCACAATCTCCTTTTTCTTCTGCAAAACTAGTTCTTTTATCACTATCAAAAAATTCTTTGCATTCATCAATTGTTTTATCGGGAACGTTCAAAAAAGTGTGTCAAACCGAAAAAAAAGTAATAAATTGATATAAAAAATGGAGGTTTGATATGGGTCAAGCAAATAGAACTACTGGTTTGGTAGATTATAAAGAATTAGAAACAAATATCCTGTCATCTATACGAGAAGGAAGACCATTGACAGGAAGAGATGGAGCATTAACACCGTTTATAAAAAGGTTGCTAGAGGCAAGTCTGGAAGGTGAAATAGAAAGCCACATGTCAGCTAAAAGTGAAGAAAATAACCGAAGAAATGGAAGGAATGCAAAAACTTTACGTACAAGTTCAGGCTCATTTGAACTATTAACACCAAGAGACAGAGAAGGAAGCTTTGAACCGCAAATAGTCAAAAAAAGGCAAACAAGCCTACATCCAGAACTTGAAGCAAAGGTCTTAAGCACATATGCCAGTGGCATGGGATACAGAGATATAGCTTCACATGTTGAGGAAATATATGACCACAAAATATCAGCAGCAGAGATATCCAGTATTACTGATAAACTGCTACCAGTAATCAATGAATGGCGCAGCCGCCCACTGCAATCAGTGTATCCAATAGTGTTTATGGATGGCATGTTCTTTAAGGTCAAGGAGGACGGACATTGTATAAGTAAATGCATGTATAATATATTGGGCATAAATCAAAATGGCAGAAAAGAAGTATTAGGTTTTTATTTGGCTGAAAGTGAAGGAGCTAACTTCTGGTTGGGAGTTCTAAATGACCTAAAAGAGCGAGGAGTAGAAGATATTCTAATTGCCTGCATTGATGGGCTAAAAAGCTTTCCTGCGGCTATAAATAGTGTGTTTCCTAAGGCAGAAGTACAGCTATGTATAGTGCATCAGATAAGGAATTCACTGAAATATGTATCTAGCAAAGATGTAAAAGTTTTCATGAATGATTTGAAAAAAATATATCGTGCTTCAAGTAAAGAGATCGCTGAGAATTATCTGCTTGAGCTGGAAGAAAAATGGGGAGAGAAGTATCCTTTAGTTATAAAATCCTGGCAGAACAATTGGGAAAACTTATCCAGTTATTTTAAGTATTCTGGGCAAGTTAGGAAGCTGATTTACACCACCAATCCAATTGAGGGGTTGCATAGACAAATCAGGAAATTTACTAAAACTAAGGGTTCATTTACTAGTACAAATGCCTTGTACAAACAGGTATATTGTGCTATAAAAAAGGTAGAGCAAAAGTGGATTATGGCTCTCCCTAATTGGGCTTTAACTATGTCTCAACTTGATATTTTCTTTCCAGATAGATTGAAAAGGGAACGTTCAAAAAAGTGTGTCAAACCGAAAAAAAAGTAATAAATTGATATAAAAAATGGAGGTTTGATATGGGTCAAGCAAATAGAACTACTGGTTTGGTAGATTATAAAGAATTAGAAACAAATATCCTGTCATCTATACGAGAAGGAAGACCATTGACAGGAAGAGATGGAGCATTAACACCGTTTATAAAAAGGTTGCTAGAGGCAAGTCTGGAAGGTGAAATAGAAAGCCACATGTCAGCTAAAAGTGAAGAAAATAACCGAAGAAATGGAAGGAATGCAAAAACTTTACGTACAAGTTCAGGCTCATTTGAACTATTAACACCAAGAGACAGAGAAGGAAGCTTTGAACCGCAAATAGTCAAAAAAAGGCAAACAAGCCTACATCCAGAACTTGAAGCAAAGGTCTTAAGCACATATGCCAGTGGCATGGGATACAGAGATATAGCTTCACATGTTGAGGAAATATATGACCACAAAATATCAGCAGCAGAGATATCCAGTATTACTGATAAACTGCTACCAGTAATCAATGAATGGCGCAGCCGCCCACTGCAATCAGTGTATCCAATAGTGTTTATGGATGGCATGTTCTTTAAGGTCAAGGAGGACGGACATTGTATAAGTAAATGCATGTATAATATATTGGGCATAAATCAAAATGGCAGAAAAGAAGTATTAGGTTTTTATTTGGCTGAAAGTGAAGGAGCTAACTTCTGGTTGGGAGTTCTAAATGACCTAAAAGAGCGAGGAGTAGAAGATATTCTAATTGCCTGCATTGATGGGCTAAAAAGCTTTCCTGCGGCTATAAATAGTGTGTTTCCTAAGGCAGAAGTACAGCTATGTATAGTGCATCAGATAAGGAATTCACTGAAATATGTATCTAGCAAAGATGTAAAAGTTTTCATGAATGATTTGAAAAAAATATATCGTGCTTCAAGTAAAGAGATCGCTGAGAATTATCTGCTTGAGCTGGAAGAAAAATGGGGAGAGAAGTATCCTTTAGTTATAAAATCCTGGCAGAACAATTGGGAAAACTTATCCAGTTATTTTAAGTATTCTGGGCAAGTTAGGAAGCTGATTTACACCACCAATCCAATTGAGGGGTTGCATAGACAAATCAGGAAATTTACTAAAACTAAGGGTTCATTTACTAGTACAAATGCCT from Wolbachia endosymbiont (group B) of Parapoynx stratiotata harbors:
- a CDS encoding IS256 family transposase, with translation MGQANRTTGLVDYKELETNILSSIREGRPLTGRDGALTPFIKRLLEASLEGEIESHMSAKSEENNRRNGRNAKTLRTSSGSFELLTPRDREGSFEPQIVKKRQTSLHPELEAKVLSTYASGMGYRDIASHVEEIYDHKISAAEISSITDKLLPVINEWRSRPLQSVYPIVFMDGMFFKVKEDGHCISKCMYNILGINQNGRKEVLGFYLAESEGANFWLGVLNDLKERGVEDILIACIDGLKSFPAAINSVFPKAEVQLCIVHQIRNSLKYVSSKDVKVFMNDLKKIYRASSKEIAENYLLELEEKWGEKYPLVIKSWQNNWENLSSYFKYSGQVRKLIYTTNPIEGLHRQIRKFTKTKGSFTSTNALYKQVYCAIKKVEQKWIMALPNWALTMSQLDIFFPDRLKRERSKKCVKPKKK
- a CDS encoding IS256 family transposase, which codes for MGQANRTTGLVDYKELETNILSSIREGRPLTGRDGALTPFIKRLLEASLEGEIESHMSAKSEENNRRNGRNAKTLRTSSGSFELLTPRDREGSFEPQIVKKRQTSLHPELEAKVLSTYASGMGYRDIASHVEEIYDHKISAAEISSITDKLLPVINEWRSRPLQSVYPIVFMDGMFFKVKEDGHCISKCMYNILGINQNGRKEVLGFYLAESEGANFWLGVLNDLKERGVEDILIACIDGLKSFPAAINSVFPKAEVQLCIVHQIRNSLKYVSSKDVKVFMNDLKKIYRASSKEIAENYLLELEEKWGEKYPLVIKSWQNNWENLSSYFKYSGQVRKLIYTTNPIEGLHRQIRKFTKTKGSFTSTNALYKQVYCAIKKVEQKWIMALPNWALTISQLDIFFPDRLKIELN